A genomic region of Methylobacterium durans contains the following coding sequences:
- a CDS encoding trypsin-like peptidase domain-containing protein — MLLFAAPSGATQRIREAALYPQDTRREMGGGDHARYPGAGVLYCRRPDGVSQKAAAAWLVGAPDLVVLNAHNFRDRRLDVTREVADCYFQIGGRNYDFVTGSLRLGTAPGARSLHITDDWALLRLAEPVEGAEPQPIPQVPDLPVGPASLPVTMVSPAGHENFRGGSSLEACLIHQIDPPEEDAIRRVRHDCNNGYGGSGSGLFDASGRMIALQSASLSMNSRRPFDVEFHYGSALLFEGRLLAALREAAGNGTPSRIQP, encoded by the coding sequence ATGCTTCTCTTTGCCGCGCCGTCGGGCGCAACCCAGAGGATCCGCGAAGCGGCACTCTACCCGCAGGACACGCGACGCGAGATGGGCGGCGGCGATCACGCGCGCTACCCCGGGGCGGGCGTCCTCTATTGCCGGCGGCCCGACGGCGTGTCCCAGAAGGCCGCGGCCGCCTGGCTCGTCGGAGCGCCCGATCTCGTTGTGCTCAACGCGCACAATTTCCGCGATCGGCGCCTCGACGTGACGCGCGAGGTGGCGGATTGCTACTTCCAGATCGGTGGCCGCAATTACGATTTCGTGACGGGCTCGCTCCGGCTCGGCACTGCCCCGGGCGCCCGGAGCCTGCACATCACCGACGACTGGGCGCTCCTGCGCCTTGCCGAGCCGGTCGAGGGTGCGGAGCCCCAGCCGATCCCCCAGGTGCCGGACCTGCCGGTCGGACCGGCGAGCCTGCCCGTGACGATGGTCTCCCCCGCCGGGCACGAGAACTTCCGCGGCGGCAGCAGCCTCGAAGCCTGCCTGATCCATCAGATCGACCCGCCGGAGGAGGATGCAATCCGCAGGGTCCGGCACGATTGCAACAACGGCTACGGTGGTTCGGGCTCGGGTCTGTTCGACGCGTCCGGCCGGATGATCGCGCTGCAGAGCGCGTCCCTCTCGATGAACTCGCGCCGCCCGTTCGACGTCGAGTTCCACTACGGGTCCGCGCTTCTGTTCGAGGGGCGCCTTCTCGCAGCGCTCCGCGAAGCCGCGGGGAACGGGACCCCCTCGCGCATCCAGCCGTGA
- a CDS encoding nucleotide sugar dehydrogenase, whose product MLDILEQPNAGDAEVGRIDHLHTLLSTRQARVGIVGMGYVGMPLALAAWTAGFEVLGFDVDDEKVRKLNAGVSYLVHITSETVAKAVSAGRLAATTDFSQAASMDVIVICVPTPLTANREPDLTFVERTCEALSAHVRRDQLIVLESTTWPGTTSEIVRTILERSRLTCGTDFFLGFSPEREDPGNCDFGTQRIPKVVGADDPSSRRLIKAFYDQVVERTIPVSSSRTAEAVKLTENIFRAVNIALMNELKVVYSALGIDVWEVISAASTKPFGYMPFYPGPGLGGHCIPIDPFYLTWKAREHEISTRFIELAGEINTAMPHYVVEKLADAFDRRTGRGLRDARILLVGMSYKKNVDDIRESASLKLMRILDGRGAQTHYFDPYIPVIPRTREYPELSDRKSVKWKRSILSSFDVALVATDHDSVDYAELCRSVPLIVDTRNACERHGVTAGNVIKA is encoded by the coding sequence ATGCTCGATATTCTGGAACAGCCCAATGCCGGCGACGCCGAGGTGGGCCGCATCGATCATCTCCACACCTTACTCTCCACCCGGCAGGCGCGCGTCGGCATCGTTGGAATGGGCTACGTCGGCATGCCGCTAGCCTTGGCCGCCTGGACGGCGGGCTTCGAAGTGCTCGGATTCGATGTCGACGACGAGAAGGTCCGGAAACTGAACGCCGGCGTCAGCTATCTGGTCCACATCACGAGCGAGACGGTCGCGAAGGCCGTCTCAGCGGGCCGCTTGGCAGCGACGACCGACTTTTCTCAAGCCGCCTCGATGGACGTCATCGTCATCTGCGTCCCGACCCCGCTCACGGCCAACCGGGAGCCGGATCTGACATTCGTCGAGCGAACATGCGAGGCGCTCTCCGCCCACGTGCGGCGGGACCAATTGATCGTCCTCGAATCGACAACGTGGCCTGGGACGACATCGGAGATCGTACGCACGATCCTCGAGCGCTCCCGCCTGACCTGCGGTACGGATTTCTTCCTCGGCTTTTCCCCCGAACGCGAGGATCCCGGGAATTGCGATTTCGGGACGCAGAGGATCCCCAAAGTCGTGGGAGCCGACGATCCGAGTTCCCGCCGACTGATCAAGGCTTTCTACGATCAGGTGGTTGAGCGAACCATTCCCGTCTCCTCCAGCCGCACGGCGGAAGCTGTGAAGCTGACGGAGAACATCTTCCGCGCGGTCAACATCGCTCTCATGAACGAGCTCAAGGTTGTCTATAGCGCGCTCGGCATCGACGTGTGGGAGGTGATCAGCGCTGCGAGCACCAAGCCGTTCGGCTACATGCCGTTCTATCCCGGGCCCGGCCTCGGAGGGCACTGCATCCCGATCGATCCGTTCTACCTGACGTGGAAGGCACGTGAGCACGAGATCTCGACGCGGTTCATTGAGCTCGCTGGAGAGATCAATACTGCGATGCCACACTACGTTGTCGAAAAGCTGGCGGACGCCTTCGACAGGCGGACGGGGCGCGGCCTGAGGGATGCCCGGATCCTGCTGGTCGGAATGTCCTACAAGAAGAATGTGGACGACATTCGCGAAAGCGCGTCCTTGAAACTCATGCGTATCCTTGATGGGCGCGGAGCGCAGACGCACTACTTCGACCCCTATATCCCGGTCATCCCGCGAACGCGCGAATACCCGGAGCTGAGCGACCGCAAGAGCGTGAAGTGGAAACGGTCGATCCTGTCTTCGTTCGACGTGGCGCTCGTGGCTACGGACCACGACAGCGTTGACTATGCCGAGCTCTGCCGCAGTGTTCCGCTGATCGTGGATACGCGCAACGCCTGTGAGCGTCATGGCGTGACCGCTGGCAACGTCATCAAGGCCTGA
- a CDS encoding sugar transferase, with translation MPATKLEAPTMRPAQANFAAEVPMARLAGRRLIDVGMAACGLILLAPLLCLIACAIVAESRGPILFSQLRLGQGGRPFRIYKFRKFDERRTANGLAITLRKDPRMTRVGRLLQATKLDELPQLWNVLTGDMTIVGPRPESLAYADCFTDRWADLLKHTPGIFGPNQVIFRHEDGIFSATLDPDRFYRSIMFPLKAAIDLEYFDRRTYMTDTKCFIGALLAIFGVAPTRYLYLLRPPAQTRQPDLTRSVRSA, from the coding sequence ATGCCCGCCACGAAGCTTGAGGCGCCGACGATGCGACCGGCGCAAGCGAATTTCGCTGCCGAGGTTCCGATGGCTCGGCTCGCTGGCCGACGGCTGATCGACGTCGGCATGGCCGCCTGCGGCCTGATCCTGCTCGCGCCCCTCTTGTGCCTGATCGCGTGCGCGATCGTCGCGGAATCGCGCGGGCCGATCTTGTTCTCGCAGTTGCGGCTCGGACAGGGCGGACGACCCTTCCGCATCTATAAGTTCCGCAAGTTCGATGAGAGGCGAACAGCGAATGGACTCGCCATCACGCTGCGGAAAGATCCGCGCATGACCCGCGTCGGTCGACTTCTGCAGGCGACGAAACTCGACGAGCTTCCGCAATTGTGGAACGTCCTTACGGGAGACATGACGATCGTCGGACCCCGCCCCGAATCCTTGGCCTATGCGGATTGCTTCACAGATCGATGGGCCGACCTGCTGAAACACACGCCTGGCATATTCGGTCCGAACCAAGTGATATTCCGCCACGAAGACGGCATCTTTTCTGCAACATTAGATCCAGATCGTTTTTACCGTTCGATCATGTTTCCACTGAAGGCGGCAATCGATCTGGAATATTTCGACCGCCGCACCTATATGACGGATACGAAGTGCTTCATCGGCGCTCTGCTGGCAATATTTGGGGTCGCTCCGACCCGATATCTCTATTTGCTGCGGCCGCCGGCACAGACGCGCCAACCTGATCTGACGAGGTCCGTCAGGTCAGCGTGA
- a CDS encoding DegT/DnrJ/EryC1/StrS family aminotransferase, with translation MLRVSEPILGAEERSALVDVIDSGWITMGPRVEAFEAAFARAHDASHAIAVNSCTSGLHLSLAALGIGPGDEVLVPSLTFVATANSILYTGATPVFVDIASLEMPLLCAADAAAKVTPRTKAVLLVHFAGYVLDRELWTAFAREHDLILIEDAAHAAGVRSAGTFGAAAIFSFYGNKNMTTAEGGMILVADESLAERMRRLRAHGLTSTGYERMAVRASTYDVPMLGFNYRMDELRAALGMVQLRSLFDWNEKRRRLTQAYHEILRAQGDTVVLPFAREFGARGVESSHHILPVLLPPDAPRPAVMRRMIEDEIQTTIHYPPCHHLSYYERTLPGILLPKTEEFGRRELTLPLYPGMTIDDVERVCVSLQGAVRYARHEA, from the coding sequence ATGCTGCGCGTATCCGAACCGATTCTCGGTGCCGAGGAACGATCCGCCCTCGTCGACGTCATCGACAGCGGCTGGATCACCATGGGCCCGCGCGTTGAGGCATTCGAGGCCGCGTTCGCGCGGGCGCATGATGCGTCCCACGCCATCGCCGTCAATTCGTGCACGAGCGGCCTTCATCTCAGCTTAGCGGCGCTCGGAATCGGGCCGGGCGACGAGGTGCTCGTCCCCTCCCTGACCTTTGTGGCGACCGCAAACAGCATCCTCTACACGGGAGCGACGCCCGTCTTCGTCGATATCGCGTCCTTGGAAATGCCGCTCCTGTGCGCCGCGGACGCGGCGGCGAAGGTGACGCCCCGCACCAAGGCCGTTCTGCTCGTACACTTCGCCGGTTACGTGCTCGATCGCGAACTTTGGACCGCCTTCGCCCGCGAGCATGACCTGATCCTGATCGAGGATGCCGCGCACGCGGCAGGCGTGCGATCGGCAGGCACGTTCGGAGCGGCCGCCATCTTCAGCTTCTACGGCAACAAGAACATGACGACCGCCGAGGGCGGCATGATCCTCGTCGCGGATGAATCGCTCGCCGAACGCATGCGTCGGCTCCGCGCGCACGGCCTCACCTCGACGGGCTACGAGCGCATGGCGGTCCGCGCCTCGACCTACGACGTCCCGATGCTGGGTTTCAACTATCGGATGGACGAGTTGCGGGCGGCCCTGGGCATGGTGCAACTGCGGTCGTTGTTTGACTGGAACGAGAAACGCCGCCGCCTGACCCAAGCCTATCACGAGATCCTCCGGGCGCAGGGAGACACCGTCGTCCTTCCCTTCGCGCGGGAATTTGGGGCGCGAGGCGTGGAATCCTCCCATCACATCCTGCCGGTGCTTCTGCCGCCCGACGCTCCGAGGCCGGCCGTGATGCGGCGGATGATCGAGGACGAAATCCAGACGACCATCCATTATCCCCCCTGCCATCACCTCAGCTACTACGAGCGAACGCTGCCCGGCATCCTCCTTCCGAAGACGGAGGAGTTCGGCCGACGCGAACTGACGCTTCCACTCTATCCCGGCATGACGATCGACGATGTCGAGCGTGTATGCGTGAGCCTGCAGGGTGCCGTCCGCTATGCCCGCCACGAAGCTTGA
- a CDS encoding sugar phosphate nucleotidyltransferase: MKAVIQCGGRGSRLMPYTMVLPKPLMPVGSRPVLELLIGWLCRNGISEVIITTGYLGCLIKTLFGDGSKWGIDITYTDEVEPLGTIGPLSLLRDVLDEPFVVMNGDVLTDLNLARMIDFHARMDASVTIATIARQTKLDFGVLEGPPNGRIQGFREKPCLTHHVSMGVYFLQPDVIRHIPRGMPFGFDDLILRLLSLKAKVVSYRHDGLWLDIGRVEDFKKAQELPWNDLPPAYEAIQEFAEAALV; encoded by the coding sequence ATGAAAGCAGTGATCCAATGTGGCGGACGAGGGAGCCGCCTCATGCCCTACACGATGGTGCTCCCGAAGCCGCTCATGCCGGTTGGCTCGCGCCCGGTCCTGGAGCTGTTGATCGGCTGGCTATGCCGCAACGGGATCTCCGAAGTGATTATCACGACCGGATACCTTGGATGCTTGATCAAGACCTTGTTCGGTGACGGTTCGAAGTGGGGCATCGACATCACCTATACCGACGAGGTCGAGCCTCTCGGCACGATCGGACCCCTGTCCCTCCTGCGCGACGTCCTCGACGAGCCCTTCGTCGTGATGAACGGCGACGTGCTGACCGACCTCAACTTGGCGCGGATGATCGATTTCCACGCCCGGATGGATGCCAGCGTCACGATCGCGACGATCGCCCGACAGACGAAGCTCGATTTCGGCGTTCTCGAAGGGCCCCCGAACGGCCGGATCCAGGGCTTTCGCGAGAAGCCCTGCCTGACCCACCACGTCAGCATGGGCGTCTACTTCCTCCAGCCTGACGTGATCCGACACATACCGCGCGGAATGCCGTTCGGTTTCGATGACCTGATCCTCCGGCTCCTGTCGCTCAAAGCCAAGGTGGTCTCGTATCGCCACGACGGGCTGTGGCTCGATATCGGCCGTGTCGAAGACTTCAAGAAAGCTCAGGAACTTCCTTGGAACGACCTCCCGCCGGCTTACGAGGCGATCCAGGAATTCGCCGAGGCCGCTCTGGTGTGA
- a CDS encoding glycosyltransferase family 4 protein, giving the protein MSLRPKPRLLCIGGDDHQLRIPFLLGLRDAGFDAVAAGSGNPAPFAEMGIPYHRYDFRRSLSPRHDLRAIGALVRIIRDVRPDLVQTFDTKPNLLVALAKRRAGGFRLVRTINGMGWIFSANSLSAWMLRPVYRSLQRVADPQTDLTVFQNSEDQEYFVQHRMARRETARIIGGSGVDVARFDAARRQAENPEAIRAALGLRSARVVITVTRMTRLKGIATLLAAADLVHKVRQDVHFLLVGPLEEAGRFAIPAEEIAGHADYVTWLGPRDDIPALLGAADLFVLPTEFREGLPRVLLEASLAGLPIITTNMPGCMAVVRSHFNGLLIPPRDPGFLAAQILTLLDDPELARTMGRQGAEMVRREFDLAGTTQAYIRLYRDVIQDAPVTEHEAALADAGPDSAVSRQDWTGEALPPGSQPIRPRQARIRGHRPRRTKPPFGPRCPKPTAWGAASCRSPDRAFLDRRDRPRRAAIFERHPPRPPVQRYSPARRIEVRSEYPTPQDARLRGRMRDMRSHRGLRMLAVRFGIA; this is encoded by the coding sequence ATGAGTCTGCGTCCGAAGCCCCGCCTGCTGTGCATTGGTGGCGACGACCACCAACTGCGCATCCCATTCCTGCTCGGATTGCGAGACGCCGGCTTCGACGCCGTCGCGGCGGGAAGCGGGAACCCCGCTCCCTTCGCCGAGATGGGCATTCCCTACCATCGCTATGACTTTCGACGCAGCTTGAGCCCGCGGCACGACCTCCGGGCCATCGGAGCGCTCGTCCGCATCATCCGCGACGTCCGGCCGGACCTCGTCCAGACCTTCGACACGAAGCCCAATCTGCTCGTCGCCCTCGCGAAGCGCCGGGCAGGCGGCTTCCGGCTCGTGCGCACGATCAACGGGATGGGTTGGATCTTCTCGGCAAACTCGCTGTCCGCCTGGATGCTGCGCCCCGTTTACCGCTCGCTCCAGCGCGTCGCGGACCCGCAGACCGATTTGACCGTGTTCCAGAATTCGGAAGACCAGGAATACTTCGTGCAGCACCGCATGGCCCGACGCGAAACTGCGCGGATCATCGGCGGATCGGGTGTCGACGTGGCGCGCTTCGACGCGGCGCGTCGGCAGGCTGAGAATCCGGAGGCGATCCGTGCGGCGCTCGGCCTGCGCTCGGCTCGAGTCGTCATCACCGTCACGCGGATGACCCGGCTGAAGGGCATCGCAACGCTGCTGGCGGCAGCCGATCTCGTGCACAAAGTGCGGCAGGATGTCCATTTTCTGCTTGTCGGACCGTTAGAGGAAGCTGGACGCTTCGCCATACCGGCGGAGGAGATCGCCGGACACGCGGACTACGTGACTTGGCTCGGTCCGCGTGACGACATTCCCGCGTTGCTCGGAGCAGCGGATCTCTTCGTTCTGCCGACGGAATTCCGCGAGGGACTCCCCCGCGTCCTGCTGGAGGCTTCGCTCGCCGGCCTTCCGATCATCACGACCAACATGCCGGGATGCATGGCCGTCGTCCGGTCGCACTTCAACGGCCTGCTGATCCCTCCGCGCGATCCCGGGTTTCTGGCCGCGCAGATCCTGACGCTGCTCGACGATCCCGAACTGGCCCGAACGATGGGACGACAGGGCGCCGAAATGGTGCGCCGAGAATTCGATCTCGCCGGCACGACCCAGGCGTATATCCGCCTCTATCGCGACGTCATCCAGGACGCCCCTGTCACGGAGCATGAGGCCGCGCTCGCCGATGCCGGCCCGGACTCCGCCGTTTCGCGACAAGACTGGACCGGGGAAGCCCTACCCCCTGGTTCGCAGCCGATCAGGCCCAGGCAAGCCCGCATACGCGGCCACCGGCCGCGGAGGACGAAGCCCCCGTTCGGCCCGCGTTGTCCGAAGCCGACCGCGTGGGGCGCAGCGTCGTGCAGGAGCCCTGACCGAGCATTCCTGGATCGGCGAGATCGGCCTCGCCGCGCAGCAATTTTCGAGAGGCATCCGCCTCGTCCGCCGGTCCAGAGATACAGTCCGGCGCGGCGGATCGAGGTTCGATCCGAGTATCCGACACCGCAGGACGCGCGACTGCGTGGAAGGATGCGCGACATGCGATCACATCGTGGCTTGAGGATGCTGGCTGTGCGCTTCGGCATCGCCTGA
- a CDS encoding polysaccharide deacetylase family protein, with translation MQFRTCEADPRCGRNGHLGAGDVSPVAADRERERFSQIKEPWMGGTFVISLDFELFWGVRDKRILAHDQANLLGGRRAVGEMLDRFAAQGIRATWATVGLLFFDAKDEMMAAVPAAKPRYENAHLSPYPTLDAIGSTEQDDPYHFAGSLVRRIQDCPGQEIGTHTFSHYYALEAGQTADEFRDDLRAAVQAASSFDITLTSLVFPRNQYNPAYLSICREFGLTVYRSNQRGWMYRARPDGRQRIWIRAARLADAYLNLSGHQSYVISADDDGRLPVAVPASMFLRPWSRRLRLLEPLRLRRIRQAMTNAARRDEIFHLWWHPENFGTDLAENLAVLDQILSHFARLRDTYGMESRTMAETASLARLPAPQPTQGLRFA, from the coding sequence GTGCAATTCCGCACCTGCGAGGCGGATCCGCGCTGCGGACGAAATGGCCATCTCGGCGCCGGCGATGTGTCCCCGGTCGCGGCTGACCGGGAACGTGAACGATTTTCGCAGATCAAGGAGCCCTGGATGGGCGGAACGTTCGTCATCTCGTTGGATTTTGAGCTGTTCTGGGGCGTTCGCGACAAGCGCATCCTCGCGCACGATCAGGCGAACCTTCTCGGAGGCCGCCGCGCAGTCGGCGAGATGCTCGACAGGTTTGCTGCCCAGGGTATTCGAGCAACTTGGGCGACCGTCGGCCTGCTGTTCTTCGACGCGAAGGACGAGATGATGGCAGCCGTGCCGGCTGCGAAGCCGCGCTACGAGAATGCGCATCTCTCGCCCTATCCCACGCTCGACGCGATCGGCTCGACGGAGCAGGACGATCCTTACCACTTCGCCGGATCGCTCGTGCGCCGGATCCAGGATTGCCCGGGACAGGAGATCGGAACCCACACGTTCTCCCACTACTACGCCCTGGAGGCTGGGCAGACCGCCGATGAGTTCCGGGACGATCTCAGGGCTGCCGTACAGGCCGCCTCGTCCTTCGACATCACCTTGACGTCCCTGGTCTTTCCGAGAAATCAGTACAACCCGGCCTACCTGTCGATCTGCCGCGAATTCGGGCTGACTGTTTATCGCAGCAATCAGCGCGGCTGGATGTATCGCGCCCGCCCGGATGGACGGCAGAGGATATGGATCCGCGCCGCCCGACTGGCCGACGCGTATCTCAACCTGTCCGGACACCAGAGCTACGTGATTTCGGCGGATGATGACGGCCGTCTCCCGGTCGCGGTGCCGGCGAGCATGTTCCTGCGGCCTTGGTCGCGGCGCCTGCGGCTCTTGGAGCCTCTGCGCCTTCGCCGGATCAGGCAGGCAATGACAAACGCCGCGCGCCGCGACGAAATCTTCCATCTTTGGTGGCATCCCGAGAATTTCGGCACGGACCTCGCGGAGAATCTGGCTGTGCTGGATCAAATCCTCTCGCATTTCGCGAGATTGCGGGACACTTACGGGATGGAAAGCCGCACCATGGCAGAGACCGCGTCGCTGGCGCGGTTGCCGGCGCCCCAGCCGACGCAAGGATTGCGGTTCGCCTGA
- a CDS encoding NAD-dependent epimerase/dehydratase family protein, which yields MSELYRASVVDDDRCRRRGHPPAEYAGTSRFRFHHVSSQRQWARGIDGILKEQRIVMHSEAITNGRFDFTPQPDPRANGNAAVPAAAFEREDERVTEVFGSGRNRRILLIGGGGYIGVPVSTELLRSGFRVRSIDNFVYGHQASVSGLLLNPGYEMSVADLCDQIALRTALEDVTDVVVLAGLVGDPITRKYPDCSRKINIDGIQRCFEIFDTCKLNKVIFISTCSNYGVVAGDALATEQTELRPLSLYAEAKVAAEAALMERGRGDYHPTVLRFATAFGAAPRMRFDLSVNEFTRDLFLGQSELDVYDPDTWRPYCHVRDFARLIDLVLRAPAERVSHKIFNAGGERNNKTKRQIIEHILERLPDRRVRYRDHGGDPRNYRVDFSRVSRELGFEPQHSVSDGIDEIIALIQAGFFNDVDMRRNYYGNYHLDHADG from the coding sequence TTGAGCGAACTCTATCGCGCGAGCGTCGTGGACGATGATCGATGCAGGCGACGTGGTCACCCGCCTGCAGAATACGCGGGGACTTCGCGTTTCCGTTTCCACCACGTTTCATCGCAACGGCAGTGGGCGCGCGGAATCGACGGCATTCTGAAGGAGCAGCGTATTGTCATGCATTCTGAAGCCATCACGAACGGACGCTTCGATTTCACGCCGCAGCCGGATCCGCGAGCGAATGGCAACGCCGCAGTTCCGGCCGCGGCATTCGAGCGCGAGGACGAGAGGGTCACGGAAGTCTTCGGAAGCGGTCGGAATCGCCGCATCCTGCTGATCGGCGGCGGCGGATACATTGGCGTGCCGGTCTCAACCGAGTTGCTGCGCAGCGGATTCCGTGTCCGAAGCATCGACAACTTCGTCTACGGACATCAGGCCAGCGTCTCGGGCCTTCTTCTGAACCCCGGCTACGAGATGTCGGTCGCGGATCTCTGCGATCAAATTGCCCTCCGCACAGCTCTCGAAGACGTGACGGATGTCGTCGTTCTGGCAGGCTTGGTCGGCGATCCGATCACCCGGAAATATCCCGATTGTTCACGAAAGATCAACATCGATGGCATTCAACGATGTTTCGAAATATTTGACACTTGCAAGCTGAACAAAGTAATATTCATCTCGACTTGCTCAAACTACGGCGTGGTTGCGGGCGATGCGCTGGCCACTGAGCAGACTGAATTGCGGCCGCTCTCCCTCTACGCGGAAGCGAAAGTCGCGGCGGAAGCGGCGCTGATGGAGAGGGGACGCGGCGACTATCATCCGACCGTGCTGCGCTTCGCGACCGCATTCGGGGCCGCGCCGCGGATGCGGTTCGATCTGAGCGTGAACGAATTCACACGAGATCTGTTTCTCGGCCAATCGGAACTAGATGTCTACGATCCCGACACTTGGCGCCCGTACTGCCATGTTCGTGACTTTGCACGGTTGATCGATCTGGTGCTGCGGGCTCCGGCCGAGCGCGTCTCCCACAAGATCTTCAACGCAGGTGGTGAGCGCAACAACAAGACCAAGCGGCAGATCATCGAACACATTCTCGAACGCCTTCCCGACCGCAGGGTGCGTTACCGCGATCATGGTGGCGATCCCCGCAATTACAGGGTCGATTTCAGTCGCGTCAGTCGAGAGCTGGGTTTCGAGCCGCAACACTCGGTGTCGGACGGCATTGATGAGATCATCGCCCTGATCCAGGCCGGGTTCTTCAACGATGTTGACATGCGGCGAAACTATTACGGCAATTATCACCTCGACCACGCCGATGGCTGA
- a CDS encoding NAD-dependent epimerase/dehydratase family protein, whose product MRVLVTGSAGFVGFHVSRALLRDGAEVVGVDAMTTYYDPVLKRRRHDMLSEMRGFERCEFDLADGERLKELFDGPPFDAVIHLAAQAGVRYSLENPRAYIDANVIGSYNLLECLREKPVRHAIFASTSSVYGANRKMPFAETDRSDYPLTLYAATKKAVEDIAHCYAHLWGQPITIVRFFSVYGPWGRPDMALYKFTKAIFEGSPLDLYNGGDMRRDFTFVDDLVEAIVRLMPCVPDHKAGEASSTSLGTSPAAPFRVVNIGNSQPVGLLTFLRAIEANVGREAVCIDQPMQKGDVPETFADTSLLQELTGYRPSTNVETGVRAFVDWYREYHFGDR is encoded by the coding sequence ATGCGCGTTCTCGTCACCGGATCAGCGGGTTTCGTCGGATTTCACGTCTCGCGGGCGCTCCTTCGCGACGGCGCCGAGGTGGTCGGCGTCGATGCCATGACGACGTATTACGACCCTGTGCTCAAGCGGCGTCGCCACGATATGTTGAGCGAGATGCGGGGCTTCGAACGCTGCGAGTTCGACCTCGCGGACGGCGAGCGGCTCAAGGAATTGTTCGACGGGCCACCATTCGATGCGGTCATCCACCTCGCCGCTCAGGCCGGCGTCCGCTACAGCCTCGAGAACCCGCGGGCCTACATCGATGCCAACGTCATTGGGAGCTACAATCTTCTGGAGTGCCTGCGGGAGAAGCCTGTCCGGCACGCAATCTTCGCATCGACGAGTTCAGTCTACGGGGCGAATCGCAAGATGCCCTTCGCGGAGACCGATCGAAGCGATTATCCGCTGACGCTCTACGCGGCGACGAAGAAGGCTGTTGAGGACATCGCGCATTGTTACGCGCATCTGTGGGGCCAACCCATCACCATTGTTCGATTTTTCAGCGTGTACGGCCCCTGGGGCCGGCCGGACATGGCTCTCTACAAGTTTACGAAGGCCATCTTCGAAGGTTCGCCACTCGACCTATACAATGGCGGTGACATGCGCCGTGACTTTACCTTCGTCGACGATCTCGTCGAAGCGATCGTTCGTCTGATGCCCTGCGTGCCCGATCACAAGGCGGGCGAGGCGTCGTCCACATCGCTGGGAACCAGCCCGGCCGCCCCATTCCGCGTCGTGAACATCGGCAACAGCCAGCCGGTCGGCCTGTTGACCTTCCTCCGGGCGATCGAGGCAAACGTTGGCCGCGAGGCGGTTTGCATCGATCAGCCCATGCAGAAGGGTGATGTGCCGGAGACCTTCGCCGACACATCGCTGCTGCAGGAGCTGACCGGATATCGTCCCTCTACGAACGTGGAGACGGGCGTGCGAGCCTTCGTTGATTGGTACCGCGAGTATCATTTCGGCGATCGATGA
- a CDS encoding DUF6894 family protein — translation MLQDHMPQRYYFRLVSAEGSVEDPTGVMAANLSQAQVNALAAIAELRAAGELTERSGSWTLEIRDHQGTLLRCLRLD, via the coding sequence ATGTTGCAAGATCATATGCCGCAGCGATACTATTTCCGCTTAGTCAGCGCTGAAGGCTCCGTGGAGGATCCCACGGGAGTGATGGCTGCCAACCTGAGCCAAGCGCAGGTCAATGCGTTGGCCGCGATCGCTGAACTTCGGGCTGCCGGTGAACTGACGGAGCGGTCGGGTTCGTGGACCCTGGAGATCAGAGATCATCAGGGCACGCTGCTGCGCTGCCTGCGCCTCGATTGA